In Paraburkholderia bryophila, a single genomic region encodes these proteins:
- a CDS encoding DegQ family serine endoprotease produces the protein MTTFSVRKFLAAAVVAACLPLMPHTASAAPAAANLPDFTDLVDKVGPAVVNIRTTTRVSNSSGARGGLPPGMDDGDMSEFFRRFFGIPLPQSPQSPQSPGSPRGGDNGGSGGSQDTPDNTDPEQNSGVGSGFILSADGYVMTNAHVVDDADTIYVTLTDKREFKAKLIGVDDRTDVAVVKISAANLPTITIGDSNKVRVGEWVVAIGSPFGLENTVTAGIVSAKGRDTGDYLPFIQTDVAVNPGNSGGPLINMQGEVIGINSQIYSRTGGFMGISFAIPIDEAMRVADQLKTSGKVVRGRIAVAIGEVTKDVADSLGLPKAQGALVSSVEPGGPADKAGVQPGDIILKFNGHSVDTATDLPRMVGDTKPGTKSTITIWRKGQTRDLPVTIAEMQPDKTTKADQKKPQPPKQRATNVLGLAVSDIPADQLKSLKLHNGVQVDAADGPAARVGLQKGDIVLRVGDTDITSAKQFDDLSAHLDPSKMVALLVRRGENTQFVPVRPRSSTQK, from the coding sequence ATGACGACTTTCTCGGTGCGCAAATTCCTCGCGGCCGCGGTAGTGGCGGCGTGTTTGCCGCTCATGCCGCACACGGCGTCGGCGGCTCCTGCCGCGGCCAATCTGCCCGACTTCACTGATCTCGTCGACAAGGTCGGTCCGGCGGTCGTCAACATTCGCACGACCACGCGCGTGTCCAATAGCAGCGGCGCCCGCGGCGGTTTGCCGCCGGGTATGGACGACGGCGATATGTCGGAGTTCTTCCGCCGCTTCTTCGGCATTCCGTTGCCGCAGTCCCCGCAGTCCCCGCAATCGCCGGGTTCGCCGCGCGGTGGCGATAACGGTGGTAGCGGCGGGAGCCAGGACACGCCGGATAACACCGATCCGGAACAGAACAGCGGCGTCGGCTCGGGCTTCATCCTGTCGGCGGACGGCTATGTGATGACCAACGCGCACGTCGTCGACGACGCGGACACCATCTACGTCACGCTTACCGACAAGCGCGAATTCAAGGCCAAGCTGATCGGCGTGGACGATCGGACCGACGTCGCCGTCGTCAAGATCAGCGCCGCCAATTTGCCGACCATCACGATCGGCGATTCGAACAAGGTTCGCGTCGGCGAGTGGGTCGTCGCGATCGGCTCGCCGTTCGGTCTCGAGAACACGGTGACGGCCGGTATCGTCAGCGCCAAGGGGCGCGATACGGGCGACTATCTGCCGTTCATCCAGACCGACGTGGCTGTCAATCCGGGCAACTCGGGCGGTCCGCTGATCAACATGCAAGGCGAAGTGATCGGCATCAACTCGCAGATCTACAGCCGTACTGGCGGTTTCATGGGCATTTCGTTCGCGATTCCGATCGACGAGGCGATGCGCGTGGCCGACCAGTTGAAAACGTCGGGCAAGGTGGTGCGCGGCCGGATCGCGGTGGCGATCGGTGAAGTGACCAAAGACGTGGCCGATTCGCTCGGACTGCCGAAGGCGCAGGGCGCGCTGGTCAGCAGTGTCGAGCCGGGCGGCCCAGCGGACAAGGCGGGCGTGCAGCCGGGCGACATCATCCTGAAGTTCAACGGCCATTCGGTGGATACGGCAACGGATCTGCCGCGCATGGTCGGCGATACGAAGCCGGGCACCAAATCGACGATCACGATCTGGCGCAAGGGTCAGACGCGCGACCTGCCGGTCACGATCGCCGAAATGCAGCCGGACAAGACCACCAAGGCGGATCAGAAGAAGCCGCAGCCGCCTAAACAGCGCGCGACCAACGTGCTGGGTCTGGCCGTCAGCGATATCCCGGCCGACCAGTTGAAGTCGCTGAAGCTGCACAACGGCGTGCAGGTCGATGCGGCTGACGGTCCGGCCGCGCGCGTCGGCCTGCAGAAGGGCGACATCGTTCTGCGGGTGGGCGATACGGACATCACGAGCGCGAAGCAGTTCGACGATCTGAGCGCGCACCTCGATCCGTCGAAGATGGTCGCGCTGCTGGTTCGTCGCGGCGAGAACACTCAGTTCGTGCCGGTCCGTCCCCGAAGCAGCACCCAGAAATGA
- a CDS encoding glutaredoxin family protein encodes MTKAALLTLYGRAWCHLCDDMRVALEPFLAEFGAQVEVVDVDSDPVLEARYNELVPVLLCDGVELCHYHLDVTRVREALAARITRTAATP; translated from the coding sequence ATGACGAAGGCGGCGCTACTCACGCTCTACGGGCGCGCGTGGTGCCACCTGTGCGACGACATGCGCGTCGCGCTCGAGCCGTTCCTGGCCGAGTTCGGGGCGCAGGTGGAAGTCGTTGATGTTGACAGCGATCCGGTGCTGGAAGCGCGTTACAACGAACTGGTGCCGGTTCTGCTCTGCGATGGCGTCGAACTGTGCCACTATCACCTCGACGTCACACGGGTTCGCGAGGCGCTGGCCGCAAGAATCACGCGCACGGCAGCGACCCCCTGA
- the lepA gene encoding translation elongation factor 4 translates to MDHIRNFSIIAHIDHGKSTLADRIIQICGGLSDREMESQVLDSMDLERERGITIKAQTAALTYKARDGQVYNLNMIDTPGHVDFSYEVSRSLSACEGALLVVDASQGVEAQTVANCYTAIELGVDVIPVLNKIDLPAANPENAIAEIEDVIGIDATDATHCSAKTGLGVEDVLEALILKVPAPKGDPEAPLQALIIDSWFDNYVGVVMLVRIVNGTLRPKDKIRMMATGAQYPVEHIGVFTPKSKNLESLSAGQVGFIIAGIKELAAAKVGDTVTLVNRPAAEALPGFKEVKPQVFAGLYPVEANQYDALRDSLEKLKLNDASLQYEPEVSQALGFGFRCGFLGLLHMEIVQERLEREFDMDLITTAPTVVYEVLQRDNTILMVENPAKMPEPSKIEEVREPIVTVNLYMPQDYVGSVITLCTQKRGNQINMQYHGRQVQLTYEIPMGEVVLDFFDRLKSISRGYASMDYEFKEYRAADVVKVDMLINGDKVDALSVIVHRSQSQYRGREVAAKMRELIPRQMYDVAIQATIGANIIARENIKALRKNVLAKCYGGDISRKKKLLEKQKAGKKRMKQVGSVEIPQEAFLAILRVEDK, encoded by the coding sequence ATGGATCATATTCGTAACTTCTCGATCATTGCGCACATCGACCATGGCAAGTCGACGCTCGCCGATCGCATCATCCAGATTTGCGGCGGCCTGTCCGACCGCGAGATGGAATCCCAAGTGCTCGACTCGATGGATCTCGAGCGCGAGCGCGGCATTACCATCAAGGCACAAACCGCCGCACTGACTTACAAGGCACGTGACGGTCAGGTCTATAACCTGAACATGATCGACACGCCGGGCCACGTCGACTTCTCGTATGAAGTCAGCCGCTCGCTGTCCGCGTGCGAAGGCGCGCTGCTGGTCGTCGACGCGAGCCAGGGCGTGGAGGCGCAGACCGTCGCCAACTGCTACACGGCAATCGAACTCGGCGTCGACGTGATTCCGGTGTTGAACAAGATCGACTTGCCGGCCGCGAACCCCGAAAACGCGATCGCTGAGATCGAAGACGTGATCGGGATCGACGCGACGGACGCCACGCATTGCAGCGCAAAGACCGGTCTCGGCGTCGAAGACGTGCTCGAAGCGTTGATCCTGAAAGTGCCGGCGCCCAAGGGCGATCCGGAAGCGCCGCTGCAGGCGCTGATCATCGACTCGTGGTTCGACAACTACGTCGGCGTCGTGATGCTGGTGCGTATCGTCAACGGCACGCTGCGTCCGAAAGACAAGATCCGCATGATGGCGACCGGCGCGCAGTACCCGGTCGAGCATATCGGCGTGTTCACACCGAAGTCGAAGAATCTCGAATCGTTGTCGGCCGGGCAGGTGGGCTTCATCATCGCCGGCATCAAGGAATTGGCCGCGGCGAAGGTGGGCGACACCGTCACGCTGGTGAACCGTCCGGCGGCTGAAGCGCTGCCCGGTTTCAAGGAAGTGAAGCCGCAGGTGTTCGCCGGCCTCTATCCGGTCGAAGCCAACCAGTACGACGCGCTGCGCGACTCGCTCGAAAAGCTCAAGCTGAACGACGCGTCGCTGCAGTACGAGCCGGAAGTGTCACAGGCGCTCGGTTTCGGTTTCCGTTGCGGCTTCCTCGGGCTGCTGCATATGGAGATCGTGCAGGAACGTCTCGAGCGTGAGTTCGACATGGACCTGATCACCACGGCGCCGACGGTGGTGTACGAAGTCCTGCAACGCGACAACACGATCCTGATGGTCGAAAATCCGGCCAAGATGCCGGAGCCGTCCAAGATCGAAGAAGTGCGCGAGCCGATCGTCACCGTGAATCTGTACATGCCGCAAGACTACGTCGGCTCGGTGATCACGCTGTGCACGCAAAAGCGCGGCAATCAGATCAACATGCAATACCACGGCCGTCAGGTTCAGCTCACGTACGAAATCCCGATGGGCGAAGTCGTGCTCGATTTCTTCGATCGTCTGAAGTCGATTTCGCGCGGCTATGCGTCGATGGATTACGAGTTCAAGGAATACCGCGCGGCGGATGTCGTGAAGGTCGACATGCTGATCAACGGCGACAAGGTGGACGCGCTGTCGGTCATCGTGCACCGTTCGCAAAGCCAGTATCGCGGCCGCGAAGTGGCGGCGAAAATGCGCGAGCTGATTCCGCGGCAAATGTACGACGTGGCAATTCAGGCCACCATCGGCGCGAACATTATTGCGCGCGAAAACATTAAAGCGTTGCGTAAGAACGTGCTGGCAAAATGCTACGGCGGCGATATCTCCCGTAAGAAGAAGCTGCTGGAAAAGCAAAAGGCAGGCAAGAAGCGAATGAAGCAGGTGGGCTCGGTCGAGATTCCGCAAGAAGCTTTCCTCGCGATTCTGCGTGTCGAAGACAAATAA
- the lepB gene encoding signal peptidase I — translation MNFALILFVLVILTGVAWVADKLVFLPQRRRAAEAVVAEFDRQQARVGERFADENAAQTRARLRDDKLRQPWWLEYSASFFPVILVVFVVRSFVVEPFKIPSGSMVPTLLVGDFILVNKFEYGIRLPITNTKITEGRPLERGDVVVFRYPKDESVDYIKRVIGLPGDTIAYQDKQLTINGKPVPETALPDYLDDERMGYAKQFEEDLGGRKNAILNNPAVPPFIVGAEDYPYRDNCTYNARGVICKVPPGNYFMMGDNRDNSADSRYWGFAPDKNVVGRAFFIWMNFSNLKRIGSFH, via the coding sequence ATGAATTTTGCGCTGATTCTTTTTGTGCTCGTCATCTTGACGGGCGTCGCATGGGTCGCAGACAAACTGGTTTTCCTGCCGCAACGGCGCCGCGCGGCGGAGGCCGTGGTCGCCGAGTTCGACCGCCAGCAGGCACGCGTCGGCGAGCGTTTCGCCGACGAAAACGCGGCGCAAACGCGCGCCCGTCTGCGTGACGACAAGCTGCGTCAGCCGTGGTGGCTCGAGTATTCGGCGAGCTTCTTCCCGGTGATCCTGGTGGTGTTCGTGGTGCGCTCGTTCGTGGTCGAGCCATTCAAGATTCCGTCGGGTTCGATGGTGCCGACGCTGCTGGTGGGCGACTTCATCCTCGTCAATAAATTCGAATACGGCATTCGCCTGCCGATCACCAACACGAAGATCACCGAAGGCCGTCCGCTCGAACGCGGCGACGTGGTGGTGTTCCGCTATCCGAAAGACGAATCGGTCGACTACATCAAGCGCGTGATCGGCCTGCCGGGCGACACGATCGCTTATCAAGACAAGCAGTTGACGATCAACGGCAAGCCGGTGCCGGAAACGGCGCTGCCCGATTACCTCGACGACGAACGCATGGGCTATGCGAAGCAGTTCGAAGAAGATCTGGGCGGCCGCAAGAACGCGATTCTGAACAATCCCGCGGTGCCGCCGTTCATCGTCGGTGCGGAAGATTATCCGTATCGCGATAACTGCACGTACAACGCACGCGGCGTGATCTGCAAGGTGCCGCCAGGTAATTACTTCATGATGGGCGACAACCGCGACAACAGCGCGGACAGCCGGTACTGGGGTTTTGCGCCGGACAAGAATGTCGTCGGCCGCGCGTTTTTCATCTGGATGAATTTCAGCAATCTGAAACGCATCGGCTCATTCCACTGA
- the rnc gene encoding ribonuclease III — MPLSPLESRLRYEFRNAELLRQALTHRSHSSTHNERLEFLGDSVLNCAVAALLFQRFSKLDEGDLSRVRANLVKQQSLYEIAQALNISEGLRLGEGELRSGGFRRPSILADTLEAVLGAVFLDGGFDAAQTVIKRLYVPILDHIDPRTLGKDSKTLLQEYLQGHKIALPTYTVVATHGAAHNQQFEVECTVPKLDVKVSGSGASRRAAEQAAAKKALDEVMAAAPAVVAKPKRSKSARAAKNAEPEIVPGVTGVQAALDLRSPDRKSERGLGRGEIRAAFAAESAAERAASTVAAAPLAVIRASHVEYSGQDRTERADKADKADKAERADKAQAPAHSATPGAAAATPSAPASTEHEPGVADAVHTRVADAGH, encoded by the coding sequence ATGCCCCTATCTCCGTTGGAAAGCCGTCTGCGCTACGAATTTCGCAATGCGGAATTGTTGCGCCAGGCTTTAACGCACCGCAGTCATAGCTCCACGCATAACGAACGGCTCGAGTTTCTCGGCGATTCCGTCCTAAATTGCGCGGTGGCTGCGCTTTTGTTCCAACGTTTCAGCAAATTGGACGAAGGCGATCTGTCGCGCGTTCGTGCCAATCTGGTCAAACAGCAGTCGCTTTACGAAATTGCTCAGGCCCTGAATATCTCCGAAGGCCTCCGGCTGGGCGAAGGCGAGTTGCGCAGCGGCGGCTTCCGCCGGCCCTCGATCCTCGCTGACACGCTCGAAGCAGTGCTGGGGGCGGTGTTCCTCGACGGTGGCTTTGACGCCGCCCAGACGGTCATCAAGCGCCTTTACGTGCCGATTCTGGATCACATCGACCCGCGCACGCTCGGCAAAGATTCCAAAACGCTGCTGCAGGAGTACCTGCAAGGTCACAAGATCGCACTGCCCACCTACACGGTGGTCGCAACGCATGGTGCGGCGCACAATCAGCAATTCGAAGTCGAATGTACGGTGCCCAAGCTGGACGTGAAGGTGTCCGGTTCCGGCGCGAGCCGCCGCGCGGCCGAGCAGGCGGCGGCCAAGAAGGCGCTTGACGAAGTGATGGCCGCGGCGCCGGCTGTGGTCGCCAAGCCGAAGCGCTCGAAGAGCGCTCGCGCGGCAAAGAACGCTGAGCCGGAGATCGTGCCTGGCGTGACCGGCGTGCAGGCCGCGCTGGATTTGCGCAGTCCGGACCGTAAGAGTGAACGCGGCCTCGGTCGAGGCGAGATTCGTGCGGCGTTCGCAGCGGAATCCGCCGCGGAACGGGCAGCGTCGACCGTTGCGGCCGCGCCTCTCGCAGTGATTCGTGCCTCGCACGTCGAATACAGCGGGCAGGACCGGACTGAACGCGCCGACAAAGCCGACAAAGCGGATAAAGCGGAACGGGCGGATAAAGCCCAAGCCCCGGCCCACTCAGCTACACCCGGTGCAGCCGCCGCCACTCCGAGCGCACCGGCATCTACCGAACACGAACCCGGCGTAGCCGACGCGGTGCATACCCGCGTCGCCGATGCGGGCCATTGA
- the era gene encoding GTPase Era has product MNAPTPTGFRCGMVAIVGRPNVGKSTLMNALVGQKVSITSRKAQTTRHRITGIHTLDDAQYIFVDTPGFQTKHSGALNRSLNRAVTSTLTSVDAILFVIEAGRFGPDDQKVLDLIPPSVPTLLIANKLDRVSDKASLFPFMQEISALHKFAEIVPLSAKHVDDVKRLMATVKPFLPEGQPIYGEDDLTDRSERFLAAEILREKVFRWTGDELPYTSTVLIEKFETEGRLRRIFATIMVDRDTHKAMIIGQKGAKLKQISTEARLDMERLFDGPVYLETFIKVKSGWADNEAGLRAYGYE; this is encoded by the coding sequence ATGAACGCTCCCACACCCACTGGTTTTCGTTGCGGCATGGTCGCGATCGTCGGCCGTCCGAACGTCGGTAAATCCACGCTGATGAACGCGCTGGTCGGCCAGAAAGTCAGTATCACGTCACGCAAGGCGCAGACCACGCGCCATCGCATCACAGGCATTCATACGCTGGACGATGCGCAGTACATTTTCGTCGACACGCCCGGTTTCCAGACCAAGCACAGCGGCGCCCTGAACCGTTCGCTGAATCGCGCGGTGACGTCCACGCTGACCTCGGTGGATGCGATCCTGTTCGTGATCGAAGCCGGCCGTTTCGGTCCCGACGACCAGAAGGTGCTCGACCTGATCCCGCCGTCGGTGCCGACGCTGCTGATCGCGAACAAGCTCGATCGCGTGTCCGATAAAGCCTCGCTGTTCCCGTTCATGCAGGAGATCAGCGCGCTGCACAAGTTCGCCGAGATCGTGCCGCTGTCGGCCAAGCACGTCGACGACGTCAAGCGTCTGATGGCGACGGTCAAACCGTTCCTGCCGGAAGGCCAGCCGATCTATGGCGAAGACGACCTGACCGATCGCAGCGAGCGCTTCCTCGCGGCCGAAATCCTGCGTGAAAAAGTGTTCCGCTGGACCGGCGACGAGTTGCCGTACACCAGCACCGTGCTGATCGAGAAGTTTGAAACCGAAGGCCGTCTGCGCCGCATCTTCGCGACCATCATGGTCGACCGCGATACGCACAAGGCCATGATCATCGGCCAGAAGGGCGCGAAGCTGAAGCAGATCAGCACCGAAGCGCGCCTCGACATGGAACGGTTGTTCGACGGCCCGGTGTATCTGGAAACCTTCATCAAGGTGAAGAGCGGCTGGGCCGACAACGAAGCCGGACTTCGCGCGTATGGGTACGAATGA
- the recO gene encoding DNA repair protein RecO, translating into MGTNDAWMTLNSAGEPDDSEPAAPAREPARPARSTRKSSSKSSQGSEGEPHKAASSSPARRAPRTSASDYRISEQPAFVLHSYPYSETSLIIDVLSRDHGRLALVAKGAKRPHSALRGVLQTFQPLALSWSGKSEVRTLTGAEWVGGMLPLCGGALLCGFYVNELLVKFCAREDPHPQLFHHYVVTMTRLAHDEPPVQVLRSFERVLLRETGYAMALNRTVARKAVVAEGRYVFDPERGVREASDDLPAQWPVVSGQTLLDMEQDDYHRAQTVAQSKTLMRFLLNTYLGGTPLATRQILIDLQNL; encoded by the coding sequence ATGGGTACGAATGACGCGTGGATGACGCTGAATTCCGCGGGCGAGCCGGACGATTCGGAGCCGGCCGCACCCGCACGCGAGCCCGCGAGGCCCGCGCGTAGCACCAGAAAATCTTCCAGTAAAAGCAGCCAGGGCAGCGAGGGCGAACCGCACAAGGCGGCGAGCTCTTCGCCGGCGCGCCGTGCGCCGCGCACCTCCGCATCCGACTACCGGATCTCGGAACAACCCGCCTTCGTTCTACATAGCTATCCGTACAGCGAGACCAGTCTGATCATCGACGTGCTGTCGCGCGATCACGGCCGTCTCGCGCTGGTCGCGAAGGGCGCGAAGCGTCCGCACTCGGCGTTGCGCGGCGTCTTGCAGACGTTTCAGCCGCTCGCGCTGTCGTGGTCCGGCAAATCCGAAGTGCGCACGCTGACCGGCGCCGAGTGGGTCGGCGGCATGTTGCCGTTGTGCGGCGGCGCGCTGCTGTGCGGCTTCTACGTCAACGAACTGCTGGTCAAGTTCTGCGCGCGCGAAGACCCGCATCCGCAACTGTTCCATCACTACGTTGTCACCATGACGCGTCTCGCGCACGACGAACCGCCCGTGCAGGTGCTGCGTTCGTTCGAGCGCGTGCTGCTGCGCGAAACCGGTTACGCGATGGCGCTGAATCGCACCGTCGCGCGTAAAGCCGTGGTGGCCGAAGGCCGCTACGTGTTCGATCCGGAGCGCGGCGTGCGCGAAGCCTCCGACGATCTGCCCGCGCAGTGGCCCGTGGTTTCAGGGCAGACCTTGCTCGACATGGAGCAGGACGATTACCATCGTGCGCAGACCGTGGCGCAAAGCAAAACGCTGATGCGCTTTCTGCTCAACACTTACCTTGGCGGCACGCCGCTCGCGACGCGCCAGATCCTGATCGACTTGCAGAACTTATGA
- the pdxJ gene encoding pyridoxine 5'-phosphate synthase, with translation MSFFLTSPNVIDLGVNIDHVATLRNARGTSYPDPIRAALMAEEAGADVITLHLREDRRHIVDADVRKLRPLLKTRMNLECAVTQEMLDIACEVQPHDTCLVPEKREELTTEGGLDVAGQFEAVRAACKQLAEVNSRVSLFIDPDETQIRAAHEAGAPVIELHTGRYAEAHDPAEQQREFERVVRAVEFGATLGIKVNAGHGLHYTNVQQIAAIEGIDELNIGHSIVAHAIFAGWDNAVREMKAIMVAARLGARA, from the coding sequence ATGAGCTTCTTTCTTACGTCGCCGAACGTCATTGACCTGGGCGTGAATATCGATCACGTCGCCACGCTGCGCAACGCGCGCGGCACGTCCTATCCCGATCCGATCCGTGCCGCGTTGATGGCCGAAGAGGCGGGCGCCGACGTCATCACGCTGCATCTGCGTGAAGACCGCCGCCATATCGTCGACGCCGACGTGCGCAAGCTGCGTCCGCTGCTGAAAACGCGCATGAACCTCGAATGCGCGGTCACCCAGGAGATGCTCGACATCGCCTGTGAAGTGCAGCCGCACGACACCTGCCTCGTGCCCGAAAAGCGCGAGGAACTGACCACGGAAGGCGGCCTCGACGTCGCCGGCCAGTTCGAAGCGGTGCGTGCCGCGTGCAAGCAGCTCGCGGAAGTGAACTCGCGGGTGTCGCTCTTCATCGACCCGGACGAAACGCAGATTCGCGCGGCGCACGAAGCCGGCGCGCCGGTGATCGAACTGCACACCGGCCGTTACGCGGAAGCGCACGATCCCGCCGAACAGCAGCGCGAATTCGAGCGCGTGGTTCGCGCGGTGGAATTCGGCGCGACGCTCGGCATCAAGGTGAACGCGGGCCACGGCCTGCACTACACGAACGTGCAACAGATCGCGGCGATCGAAGGCATCGACGAATTGAATATCGGCCACTCGATCGTGGCGCATGCGATCTTCGCCGGCTGGGACAACGCGGTGCGCGAGATGAAGGCGATCATGGTCGCCGCGCGTCTCGGCGCGCGCGCGTAA
- the nagZ gene encoding beta-N-acetylhexosaminidase, with translation MKTTPGPVMLDVVGKTLNDDDKRRLAHPMTGGVILFARHYESRAQLLALTAAIRDVSPDLLIAVDHEGGRVQRFRTDGFTVLPSMGKLGTLWDSDVLHATKVTTAVGYILAAELRACDIDMSFTPVLDLNYGQSQVIGDRSFHRDPRVVTLLAKSLNHGLALAGMSNCGKHFPGHGFAQADSHVAMPVDDRSLEDILRDDVAPYDWLDLSLGSVLPAHVVYPQVDSKPAGFSRVWLQDILRNKLRFEGAIFSDDLSMEAARQGGTLTEGATAALQAGCDMVLICNQPDEAEKVLDALRFTPAKESQQRLKRMRPRGKALKWSKLVAEPQYLQAQALLRSAFAGSA, from the coding sequence ATGAAAACCACTCCCGGACCGGTGATGCTCGACGTGGTCGGCAAAACGCTGAACGACGACGACAAGCGCCGCCTTGCCCATCCGATGACAGGTGGCGTGATCCTGTTCGCGCGCCACTACGAGAGCCGCGCGCAGTTGCTCGCGCTGACCGCCGCGATCCGCGACGTGAGCCCGGATCTGCTGATCGCCGTCGACCACGAAGGCGGCCGCGTCCAGCGCTTTCGCACCGACGGCTTCACCGTATTGCCGTCGATGGGCAAGCTCGGCACGTTGTGGGACAGCGACGTGCTGCATGCCACCAAGGTCACGACCGCAGTCGGTTATATCCTCGCGGCGGAGCTGCGTGCGTGCGACATCGACATGAGCTTCACGCCCGTGCTCGATCTGAACTACGGGCAGTCGCAGGTGATCGGCGATCGCTCGTTTCATCGCGATCCGCGCGTGGTGACGCTGCTGGCCAAGAGCCTCAACCACGGCCTCGCGCTCGCCGGCATGAGCAATTGCGGCAAGCATTTTCCGGGGCACGGTTTCGCGCAAGCGGATTCGCACGTCGCGATGCCGGTCGACGACCGTTCGCTCGAAGACATCCTGCGCGACGACGTGGCGCCGTACGACTGGCTCGATTTGTCGCTGGGATCGGTGCTGCCCGCGCACGTGGTGTATCCGCAGGTCGATTCAAAGCCGGCGGGGTTTTCTCGCGTGTGGCTGCAGGATATTCTGCGTAACAAGCTGCGCTTCGAGGGCGCGATTTTCAGCGACGATCTGTCGATGGAAGCCGCGCGCCAGGGCGGCACGCTGACCGAAGGCGCCACGGCCGCATTGCAGGCCGGTTGCGACATGGTGCTGATCTGCAATCAGCCCGATGAAGCGGAGAAGGTGCTGGACGCGCTGCGCTTCACGCCGGCGAAGGAATCGCAGCAGCGCCTGAAGCGCATGCGGCCGCGCGGCAAGGCGCTGAAGTGGAGCAAGCTGGTCGCCGAGCCGCAGTATCTGCAAGCGCAGGCGTTGTTGCGCAGTGCGTTTGCCGGATCGGCTTGA
- a CDS encoding IS1182 family transposase: protein MLKTPTPMQHELEMVTLEELVPKDHLLRQIDAAVDFEFIREKVAHLYCADNGRPALDPVVMFKLLFIGYLFGVRSERQLMREVQVNVAYRWFARFRLTDRVPDASTFSQNRRRRFTDTTVYQEIFDAIVQQAIGRGMVEGRVLYTDSTHLKANANKRKFDLVQLEQAPSAYLAALDAAVDADRAAHDKKPLRRDERKGPDDDEGSRSAATPERKETKVSRTDPDSGYMVRDDKPTGFFYLDHRTVDARYSIVTDTHVTPASVHDSQPYLARLDRQRERFGFQVQAVGLDAGYFTPAICQGLEDRGIEGVMGYRTPNHKPGFFYKREFRYSRYREEYTCPRGQVLRYSTTNRAGYQEFRSDPSRCGTCEARGQCTTSANHVKVVIRHVWERAKERVDARRLTDWGKAIYKRRKETVERSFADAKQLHGHRYARMRGLRKVAEQCLLGAAAQNIKKIALLVARLRACLCVRQRPGNRLQWLIAALLARFNRHVVLHCQICFA from the coding sequence ATGCTGAAGACACCGACGCCCATGCAGCACGAACTCGAGATGGTGACGCTCGAGGAACTCGTGCCGAAGGACCACCTGCTGCGCCAGATCGACGCGGCGGTGGATTTCGAATTCATCCGTGAGAAGGTGGCGCACCTGTATTGCGCGGACAACGGGCGCCCAGCGCTCGATCCGGTGGTGATGTTCAAATTGCTGTTCATCGGCTACCTGTTCGGGGTACGCAGTGAGCGCCAGCTCATGCGCGAGGTGCAGGTCAACGTGGCCTACCGGTGGTTTGCACGCTTTCGGCTCACGGACCGGGTGCCTGACGCCTCGACGTTCTCGCAGAACCGGCGACGGCGCTTCACCGACACGACGGTCTACCAGGAGATCTTCGACGCAATCGTGCAGCAGGCGATCGGGCGCGGCATGGTCGAGGGACGGGTGCTCTACACCGACAGCACCCACCTGAAGGCGAACGCCAACAAGCGCAAGTTTGATCTGGTGCAGCTCGAACAGGCGCCTTCGGCTTATCTGGCGGCGCTGGACGCTGCGGTCGATGCGGACCGGGCAGCGCACGATAAGAAGCCGCTGCGGCGCGACGAACGCAAAGGCCCCGACGACGATGAGGGCTCGAGGTCGGCTGCCACACCGGAGCGCAAGGAAACGAAGGTCAGCCGCACCGACCCGGACAGCGGCTACATGGTGCGCGACGACAAGCCCACGGGCTTCTTCTACCTGGATCACCGCACGGTCGATGCGCGCTATTCAATCGTCACCGACACGCATGTGACACCCGCCTCGGTGCACGACAGCCAGCCGTATCTGGCGCGGCTGGACCGGCAGCGCGAACGCTTTGGCTTCCAGGTGCAGGCGGTGGGGCTGGATGCGGGCTACTTCACGCCGGCAATCTGCCAGGGGCTGGAGGATCGCGGCATTGAGGGCGTGATGGGCTACCGCACGCCGAATCACAAGCCCGGGTTCTTCTACAAACGCGAGTTCAGATACAGCCGGTATCGCGAGGAATACACGTGCCCACGCGGGCAGGTACTGCGCTACAGCACGACAAACCGCGCGGGCTATCAGGAGTTCAGGTCCGATCCGTCGCGCTGCGGCACCTGTGAGGCGCGCGGCCAATGCACGACGAGCGCAAACCATGTGAAGGTGGTCATCCGGCACGTATGGGAGCGCGCGAAGGAGCGCGTCGATGCGCGTCGCCTGACCGACTGGGGCAAGGCGATCTACAAACGGCGCAAGGAAACGGTGGAGCGCAGCTTCGCGGATGCCAAGCAGCTGCATGGGCATCGCTACGCGAGGATGCGCGGGCTGCGCAAGGTGGCCGAGCAGTGCCTGCTCGGCGCTGCGGCGCAGAACATCAAGAAGATCGCGCTGCTGGTGGCACGCCTGCGGGCGTGTTTATGCGTGCGCCAGCGGCCCGGCAATCGCCTGCAGTGGCTCATCGCTGCACTTCTGGCCCGTTTCAACCGCCACGTCGTGCTTCACTGCCAGATTTGCTTTGCCTGA